The following coding sequences lie in one Stenotrophomonas rhizophila genomic window:
- a CDS encoding GNAT family N-acetyltransferase — protein sequence MYFDPTLQLHSARLVLSPIRASDGAALFAIQSDPAVMRYWNHPAWTDIKQAYAQILDDLTAMRAGTQLKLGIREHADAPLLGICVVFALDADSRRAEIGYHLAPEAQGKGYMREALQCFIDHLLDDRGLRRLEAEIDPRNVPSARVLERIGFQREGLLRERWCVGGELSDSALYGLLAGDRSA from the coding sequence ATGTATTTCGACCCGACCCTGCAGCTCCACAGCGCGCGCCTGGTACTGAGCCCGATCCGCGCCAGCGACGGCGCCGCCCTGTTCGCCATCCAGTCCGATCCGGCGGTGATGCGCTACTGGAACCACCCCGCCTGGACCGACATCAAGCAGGCCTACGCGCAGATCCTGGACGACCTGACGGCGATGCGGGCCGGCACCCAGCTCAAGCTGGGCATCCGCGAGCACGCCGACGCGCCGCTGCTCGGCATCTGCGTGGTGTTTGCGCTCGATGCCGATTCACGCCGCGCCGAGATCGGCTACCACCTGGCGCCCGAGGCGCAGGGCAAGGGCTACATGCGCGAAGCGCTGCAGTGTTTCATCGACCACCTGCTGGACGACCGCGGCCTGCGCCGGCTGGAGGCCGAGATCGACCCGCGCAACGTGCCGTCGGCCCGGGTGCTGGAACGGATCGGCTTCCAGCGCGAAGGCCTGCTGCGCGAGCGCTGGTGCGTGGGCGGGGAGCTGTCCGACTCGGCGTTGTATGGCTTGCTGGCGGGGGACCGCAGCGCCTGA
- a CDS encoding inorganic phosphate transporter — protein sequence MLTLVLVVILAALVFEFINGFHDTANSIATVVATKVLSPGWAVMLAAFMNLIGALTGTAVALTIASGLLNTNVVDVTPQVILCALLGGIIWNLITWWKGLPSSSSHALIGGLCGAGLAAAHNNWDALIWSERIGTWAQNKGLLWKVFLPMITSPVAGFLLGIVVMLLLWAIIAGMAKAGGWLGRLARPRIVNAFFGKAQIVSAAYMGFAHGHNDAQKTMGIIAMTLIGAEATGALNDLPSWLAFMHPQASAGDGIAMWIVLTCAVVMAAGTASGGWKIIKTLGHKMVKLHPIHGFAAETSSATILTLAAHFGMPVSTTHSISTAIMGVGYAKNPRSLRFGVIERIVWAWILTIPAAGGCAYLILRLFELFGWA from the coding sequence ATGCTGACCCTTGTCCTGGTGGTGATCCTGGCCGCGCTCGTCTTCGAGTTCATCAACGGCTTCCACGACACCGCCAACTCCATCGCCACCGTGGTGGCGACCAAAGTGCTCTCGCCCGGTTGGGCGGTGATGCTCGCGGCTTTCATGAACCTCATCGGCGCCCTGACCGGCACCGCCGTGGCGCTGACCATCGCTTCGGGCCTGCTCAACACCAACGTGGTCGATGTGACCCCGCAGGTGATCCTGTGCGCGCTGCTGGGCGGCATCATCTGGAACCTGATCACCTGGTGGAAGGGCCTGCCTTCGTCGTCCTCGCACGCCCTGATCGGCGGCCTGTGCGGCGCTGGCCTGGCCGCGGCCCACAACAACTGGGATGCGTTGATCTGGTCCGAGCGGATCGGCACCTGGGCCCAGAACAAGGGCCTGCTGTGGAAGGTGTTCCTGCCGATGATCACCTCGCCGGTGGCCGGCTTCCTGCTGGGCATCGTGGTGATGCTGCTGCTGTGGGCGATCATCGCCGGCATGGCCAAGGCCGGTGGCTGGCTCGGGCGCCTGGCGCGTCCGCGCATCGTCAATGCGTTCTTCGGCAAGGCACAGATCGTGTCGGCGGCCTACATGGGCTTCGCCCACGGCCACAACGACGCGCAGAAGACCATGGGCATCATCGCCATGACCCTGATCGGCGCCGAGGCGACCGGTGCGCTGAACGACCTGCCGTCGTGGCTGGCCTTCATGCACCCGCAGGCCAGTGCCGGTGACGGCATCGCCATGTGGATCGTGTTGACCTGCGCGGTGGTGATGGCGGCCGGTACGGCGTCGGGTGGCTGGAAGATCATCAAGACCCTGGGTCACAAGATGGTCAAGCTGCATCCGATCCACGGCTTCGCCGCAGAAACCAGCTCGGCCACGATCCTGACCCTGGCGGCGCATTTCGGCATGCCGGTCTCGACCACGCACAGCATCTCCACCGCGATCATGGGCGTGGGTTACGCCAAGAACCCGCGTTCGCTGCGCTTCGGCGTGATCGAGCGCATCGTCTGGGCCTGGATCCTCACGATCCCGGCGGCAGGCGGCTGCGCATACCTGATCCTGCGCCTGTTCGAACTGTTCGGCTGGGCATAA